One Huiozyma naganishii CBS 8797 chromosome 4, complete genome genomic region harbors:
- the KNAG0D03330 gene encoding uncharacterized protein, which yields MTSEEARIFEDIIISRFENPNVCPSCREQENSDASTSYEYWLEKKNLQKTLNRCLNTASKTESTFEQDGFATNNLDLCDIVSLQKVNGKDKYFYSSIALETSVPKSLFQTASENEEPYNQPLATSCYPSKHDMSLLEMESARFQEKSSSPTFSNENLKEKRAARSSGVPRHKRNLVFNEENLNALNQNYSYTGNPVNNSSSQSCSKHPPFTEIMREVGNHSQIHSSIICEIEFGSLKGEATTSLTFPAGERTESSNDQVKFSSTTSISTTDISIWGCDNGDGLQYFSEATTLNEVAPLQINSLIRSPERNLHRLRATMSDHLCPKRGVPRYYMEQLNEEDKWVLALIQKMEKFVSLCTTPDYRKTGHDTSLIDMCEYFKLLSLYKEELRCKPLNTTTEVEQRIFNDLFQMAINLGMAKSEFISMWMAGYDESHALLLRAEARKRGEYRLKVEWYRRRDFERWRELIRNRKLRTRIKGRLRRYFANPVRHTANGIAEIRHFYRVFSLFH from the coding sequence ATGACATCCGAAGAAGCTAGAATATTCGAAGATATAATAATCTCTAGATTTGAAAACCCTAATGTATGCCCTAGCTGCCgggaacaagaaaacaGTGATGCATCAACTAGTTATGAATACTGGttagagaaaaaaaatttacaGAAAACTCTCAACCGGTGTTTGAATACTGCAAGCAAAACTGAATCTACATTTGAACAGGATGGGTTTGCGACAAACAATCTCGATTTGTGTGATATTGTAAGTCTCCAGAAAGTGAACGGAAAGGATAAATACTTTTATTCAAGTATAGCTCTGGAAACTTCCGTACCCAAATCTCTTTTTCAGACCGCAAGTGAGAATGAAGAACCATATAACCAACCATTAGCCACAAGTTGTTACCCGAGTAAGCATGATATGTCATTGTTAGAAATGGAGTCCGCCCGTTTTCAAGAGAAAAGCAGTAGTCCTACCTTTTCAAACGAAAATTTAAAGGAAAAGCGTGCTGCTCGTAGTTCCGGAGTTCCGAGacacaaaagaaatttgGTGTTtaatgaagaaaatttgAACGCTCTTAATCAAAACTATAGTTACACAGGGAACCCTGTAAACAATTCCTCATCTCAATCATGCAGCAAACATCCACCATTCACTGAAATCATGAGAGAAGTGGGCAATCATTCTCAGATACACTCTTCCATAATATGCGAAATAGAGTTTGGATCATTGAAAGGTGAGGCAACAACGTCTTTAACATTTCCTGCTGGGGAAAGAACGGAAAGTTCAAACGATCAAGtgaaattttcttcaactacATCAATCTCAACTACCGATATATCCATCTGGGGTTGCGATAATGGTGATGGCTTGCAATATTTTTCGGAAGCCACTACTCTCAACGAAGTAGCACCATTACAAATTAACTCATTGATTCGATCTCCGGAACGAAATCTCCATAGATTAAGAGCAACAATGAGCGATCACCTTTGCCCAAAGCGTGGTGTTCCACGATACTACATGGAACAACTAAATGAGGAGGATAAGTGGGTCCTTGCTTTGATTCAAAAAATGGAGAAGTTTGTAAGTCTTTGCACAACTCCGGATTATCGCAAAACCGGGCACGACACCTCTTTGATTGATATGTGTGAATACTTTAAACTTCTTAGCTTGTATAAGGAGGAACTAAGGTGCAAACCTTTGAATACTACTACAGAGGTCGAACAACGCATTTTTAATGATCTCTTCCAAATGGCAATTAATCTGGGAATGGCTAAAAGCGAGTTCATTTCAATGTGGATGGCTGGCTACGATGAAAGCCACGCATTGCTCTTACGTGCAGAAGCTAGAAAGAGAGGAGAATATCGACTCAAGGTTGAGTGGTACAGAAGAAGGgactttgaaagatggAGAGAGCTCATCAGGAATCGGAAACTTAGAACGAGAATTAAAGGGCGTCTACGTAGATATTTTGCCAATCCAGTAAGGCACACCGCCAATGGGATTGCGGAGATCCGTCACTTCTATAGAGTTTTCTCACTTTTCCACTAA
- the KAP122 gene encoding Kap122p (similar to Saccharomyces cerevisiae KAP122 (YGL016W); ancestral locus Anc_4.105): MEGLEHIVSLIETLYSPTGSARADDLNAIQQQLQSIQKSSDGTSLANALLSSEAVSDNVKYFGALTLTVRINMLTSDSESDPMFLWGLLKWNLIHLANLTQRYLENNLSKSSLVIIKKLMSNLSLIFIDINSKKPNEIREDAPVTHWNNPVNSLIVMLAFSGQRWNQINADDLSVNGMLIEMLNKEIAYTDVMNFSSLTALHNEVLLMFTEIIVEDLTKFQSKKHTMLFIHTVVHQHLYVTSIALLTENLKSLTTNKNITTVETIFNTTNAWINYASMTRAASPMDMNSVFENLIGVMVQTNETNNTYELATKILSILGNVFDNDPAMIGFELRQELECIFLGISRVAGNVDNSKYQWMLQYMNFLVTNACFTELKELSVCVVDFLQINTLDLCNKLFTTVQKLDSPQHLQQEYIKVLLQLTNFPLTPVLEESFSVKMVEFWLDLSDAFSNQPHDILLPEASNIAVEIFLQVVNIYLPKISLLNKQKIIASDEDEDDAFLHEFDDFRSAVLDLTQSLWTILGNNHLTNSLISGIGMSDASQLQGTSADYFGFYGIESMCFLLDKLLIDMTLSESSWIFNILAKNEYFVKNILLLFQTGVGIDASNKSSMTLKLDFVKSSSFLIGTLASYFVVAPQELSLCVETLFQGLQSCTISTGPHRNLHGKLETIIVKTISQLCEMCRSQLATYLFHFMDIFKTLIQPDVTVSSFGRGKMARSIGYVIEGYAGHGPDEQAKYIDQFLDLLITNIDQCLNMPPPVNVQQIDYVHSLLNCISEFGSALIHPEDSDDPQYLSKLSAFHQFWASDPLNCRAKILSVLERVLTHPGYNQNSGFIEVSCLLLGKTLTLPDDDPHFLRFSMNEITEFILSHLTISPYSTALPYFAYLLEKLVSHYKNLLTSQDFDILFQKVFLNYYDDYLCRDPDLLQAMVNFVISVLDTKPSILINSASFSNFVVPIFIKLLPSQERFTISAVTKFWTKLINNKKYTQEDSITTKRCIISVGQDVVSQTFYGLYHTQRSDLNSYTDMIRALVAKFPLETKQWLIAVLPQLCDKPQTHEAFINKLFVTRGSRAAGNVILTWWLECQSLPSY, from the coding sequence ATGGAGGGTTTAGAGCATATTGTCTCTTTGATTGAGACACTGTACAGTCCGACAGGGAGTGCACGAGCAGATGACCTCAATGCGATCCAACAACAATTGCAAAGCATTCAGAAATCGTCAGATGGGACATCGCTTGCAAATGCACTTTTGTCCAGTGAGGCAGTGAGTGACAATGTAAAGTACTTTGGGGCCTTAACATTGACTGTTCGAATCAACATGTTGACCAGCGATAGTGAAAGCGACCCCATGTTTTTATGGGGGTTACTGAAGTGGAATTTGATTCATCTGGCAAATTTAACTCAGAGATATCTAGAAAACAACTTGTCCAAGTCATCATTGGTTATAATCAAGAAGTTAATGTCAAACCTATCACTGATTTTTATTGATATCAATAGCAAGAAACCTAACGAAATAAGAGAGGATGCACCAGTTACACATTGGAATAATCCTGTCAACTCTTTGATCGTCATGTTGGCGTTCAGCGGTCAAAGATGGAATCAAATCAATGCAGATGATTTATCTGTGAATGGTATGCTAATAGAGATGCTCAATAAGGAAATAGCATATACAGACGTGATGAACTTTAGCTCGCTGACAGCCCTTCATAACGAGGTATTACTTATGTTTACAGAAATAATTGTAGAGGACTTGACCAAATTTCAGTCGAAGAAGCATACAATGCTTTTCATTCATACAGTTGTCCATCAACACTTGTACGTCACATCAATCGCGCTGCTGACCGAAAATTTGAAGTCGCTGACAACAAACAAGAACATTACCACGGTAGAAACCATCTTTAACACGACTAATGCCTGGATTAACTATGCTTCCATGACGAGGGCTGCATCACCGATGGATATGAACTCTGTTTTCGAAAATTTGATTGGTGTCATGGTGCAAACAAATGAAACCAACAATACTTATGAACTGGCTACGAAAATTCTAAGCATTTTGGGCAATGTATTTGATAACGATCCGGCTATGATTGGATTTGAATTAAGACAAGAATTGGAGTGTATCTTTTTGGGTATTTCTAGAGTTGCTGGTAATGTCGACAACTCCAAATATCAATGGATGTTGCAATACATGAACTTTTTAGTAACCAATGCCTGTTTCACTGAATTAAAGGAGCTGTCCGTCTGCGTTGTTGATTTTCTGCAAATTAACACTTTGGATTTGTGCAATAAATTATTCACAACTGTTCAGAAGTTAGATAGCCCTCAACACCTACAGCAGGAATATATCAAggttctccttcaattAACGAACTTCCCTCTGACCCCTGTTTTAGAAGAGTCGTTTTCTGTAAAAATGGTGGAGTTCTGGCTAGACTTGTCTGATGCTTTCTCAAATCAGCCACATGATATCCTACTCCCCGAAGCTTCAAACATTGCTGTCGAGATTTTTTTGCAAGTAGTCAACATATATCTGCCAAAAATATCTTTATTAAACAAGCAGAAAATTATAGCAAGcgatgaggatgaggatgatgCCTTTTTGCATGAGTTTGACGACTTTCGGAGTGCAGTTTTGGATTTAACACAATCATTGTGGACCATTTTGGGTAACAATCATTTGACAAACTCATTGATATCGGGGATAGGGATGTCAGATGCCTCACAGCTACAAGGAACTAGCGCTGATTACTTCGGATTCTATGGAATTGAATCCATGTGTTTTCTGTTGGACAAACTCTTGATAGATATGACATTATCAGAAAGTTCATGGATTTTTAATATTCTTGCCAAAAATGAATATTTTGTGaagaatattttgttgctgttccagACGGGTGTTGGGATCGACGCTTCCAACAAAAGCTCAATGACTTTAAAGcttgattttgtcaaatcAAGTTCATTTCTGATCGGAACTTTGGCTAgttattttgttgttgcacCACAAGAACTGAGCCTATGTGTGGAGACGTTGTTTCAAGGACTTCAGTCTTGTACTATTTCCACTGGCCCTCATAGAAACTTGCATGGTAAGTTAGAGACCATTATTGTGAAAACCATATCCCAATTGTGCGAAATGTGCCGATCACAACTAGCCACTTACTTATTCCATTTTatggatattttcaaaactttgattCAGCCAGATGTGACGGTCTCGTCATTTGGTAGAGGTAAAATGGCAAGATCAATAGGCTATGTTATTGAAGGGTATGCAGGCCACGGGCCGGACGAACAAGCCAAATACATAGACCAGTTTTTGGATCTACTCATTACGAATATAGACCAGTGTTTGAATATGCCTCCGCCTGTGAATGTACAACAGATTGACTATGTTCACAGTTTGTTGAACTGCATATCTGAGTTCGGATCCGCCTTAATTCATCCTGAAGATTCGGATGACCCTCAATATTTGTCAAAATTGTCTGCTTTCCACCAATTTTGGGCCTCTGACCCATTGAACTGTCGTGCTAAGATTTTAAGCGTTTTGGAAAGAGTATTGACTCACCCTGGATACAACCAAAACTCTGGATTCATCGAGGTAAGTTGCTTGCTCTTAGGCAAAACTCTAACCTTACCTGACGATGATCCCCACTTCTTACGGTTTAGCATGAATGAGATAACTGAATTTATTTTATCGCATCTAACAATTTCTCCATACAGTACCGCATTACCGTACTTTGCATACCTATTAGAGAAATTAGTGTCTCATTATAAGAATCTGCTGACATCTCAGGATTTTGATATCTTGTTTCAAAAGGTGTTTTTGAACTACTACGATGACTACTTGTGTAGAGATCCCGATCTGCTACAAGCAATGGTAAACTTTGTCATTTCAGTTTTGGACACCAAACCATCTATCCTGATTAACTCTGCTTCGTTTTCGAACTTTGTTGTTCCAATATTCATAAAGCTGCTACCATCCCAAGAGCGGTTTACAATTTCGGCTGTTACCAAGTTTTGGACCAAGTTGataaataataaaaagTACACCCAGGAAGACTCAATTACAACAAAAAGATGCATTATATCTGTGGGTCAAGATGTGGTATCCCAGACCTTTTATGGCCTTTACCATACCCAAAGATCCGATTTGAACAGTTATACGGACATGATTAGAGCCTTGGTTGCCAAATTTCCCCTAGAAACGAAACAGTGGTTAATCGCGGTACTTCCACAGCTATGTGATAAGCCTCAAACCCATGAAGCTTTTATCAATAAGTTGTTCGTTACCAGAGGGAGTAGAGCAGCTGGAAATGTGATATTAACCTGGTGGTTGGAGTGTCAATCCCTACCCAGCTACTAA
- the KNAG0D03345 gene encoding uncharacterized protein — MSTRRGPPKSSRPAVHFTDVSPPKPFKGHLESFFGVTHRRQAGDKKSQQKPLPMSELDKPWDGDKRLQQVFQFPILEKFAFQHEDDEDEWIDFIRRYRQFVYCPEKHIHDYEWMEKLFLDVIRWKGYESRKQYDHFFKSKEYDA, encoded by the coding sequence ATGTCTACAAGGCGAGGCCCACCAAAATCAAGCCGCCCGGCAGTTCATTTCACCGATGTGTCCCCCCCTAAACCTTTTAAGGGCCACTTGGAGAGTTTCTTCGGAGTTACGCACAGGAGACAAGCTGGCGACAAAAAATCACAACAGAAACCATTGCCGATGTCGGAATTGGATAAACCGTGGGATGGGGATAAGAGACTTCAACAAGTGTTTCAATTTCCAATCTTGGAAAAGTTTGCTTTCCAGCatgaagatgacgaggatgaatGGATTGACTTTATTAGGCGCTATCGCCAGTTTGTATACTGTCCCGAAAAACATATCCACGACTACGAATGGATGGAGAAATTGTTCTTGGATGTTATTCGATGGAAAGGGTACGAATCCAGGAAACAGTACGATCATTTTTTTAAGAGCAAAGAGTACGATGCGTAG